Proteins encoded within one genomic window of Macrobrachium nipponense isolate FS-2020 chromosome 8, ASM1510439v2, whole genome shotgun sequence:
- the LOC135222832 gene encoding uncharacterized protein LOC135222832 — MQPLLLLVLALAASIHARDDWSWGPNDSKESSSSAGPSGRSITFPNAKPDQPSTSVQVEPVRHSLQRSPATETVRVPRLVVQGPSSSSQSFSGASGDSFSQSPTFSQSPTFSQSPTFSQSPTFSQGQTFSQGQTFSQGQTFSPTTNQAFVPAISETFPPAEVHTFPPAPAPQPIAATHTLPTVQAVVGSVEPHPVGNQLKGDSRIDKPRGDGQAEPRFIKEKLCEYGIGFDCKKGYDKGHHHHSGISAYDVSYVQPVQVVPVGGPIAAVPIDKGHKKGFHDKGHYSPPAYYPPAPVYHPPATGYGAPVAPPPSYGAPVYQPPASSYAAPHSYSPPKSTYGGGQIQHVHTHHHSYDGYGSGGGGYSSGGGGFAFGKDNSHSSTSTSSHFSNFGNSVKKVGNALPAIPPRENFLTEKNSLPAYLEDCQCVERRYCSSFDVVGRSNDLFPLLDARSKKTDVLSTAPDENGTASTSSKDDLSFSASEIKSTHEDPKEAGRSKRDTTFSFGSNTNVQPVVQPTSRQGRQFRFSGYSPGVSGCASNHVCCRSPVFRSERAISTCGRRSSVGLLGRVKNTRFESGDTEFGEYPWQAAILRKEAGDNVYVCGAVLIDTRHLLTAAHCINGLTPSELKVRLGEWDVSSETEFYRYIETPVSGVYSHPEFYSGNLNNDIAVLRMFSPVDLATNPHVSPVCLPHRTADFTGQRCHATGWGKNAFGDTGDFQHLLKEVDVPMVSHSRCESALRQTRLGSNFILHDGMTCAGGEEGKDACEGDGGSPLVCRGTDGSMMLAGLVSWGVGCGRRGVPGVYTNIPYYLTWIDSITRS; from the exons ATGCAGCCGTTGTTACTATTAGTACTGGCTCTAGCAGCCAGTATTCACGCAAGAGATGACTGGTCTTGGGGTCCAAATGACAGCAAGGAATCCTCGTCCTCGGCTGGCCCTTCTGGAAGATCCATTACTTTCCCAAATGCAAAGCCTGATCAACCATCGACTTCTGTCCAAGTAGAACCTGTGCGGCACTCTCTTCAAAGGTCCCCTGCCACTGAGACGGTGAGAGTGCCCCGACTAGTAGTACAAGGACCGTCTTCTTCAAGCCAGTCTTTTTCTGGTGCCTCTGGTGATTCGTTCTCCCAAAGTCCAACATTCTCTCAAAGTCCAACATTCTCTCAAAGTCCAACATTCTCTCAAAGTCCAACATTTTCTCAAGGTCAAACATTCTCTCAAGGCCAAACATTTTCCCAAGGACAAACATTTTCTCCTACTACAAATCAAGCATTCGTGCCTGCTATAAGCGAGACGTTCCCTCCTGCTGAAGTTCATACATTCCCACCTGCTCCAGCACCGCAGCCTATCGCAGCTACTCACACACTCCCGACAGTGCAGGCTGTTGTAGGCTCAGTAGAACCTCATCCTGTGGGAAACCAGCTGAAAGGCGACAGTAGGATCGACAAGCCTCGCGGAGATGGACAAGCAGAACCCCGTttcattaaagagaaattatgtgAATATGGTATTGGGTTTGAT TGCAAGAAAGGCTATGATAAAGGTCATCATCATCACAGTGGCATCAGTGCATATGATGTGTCATATGTTCAGCCTGTTCAAGTGGTGCCTGTCGGTGGTCCAATTGCAGCTGTACCTATCGATAAAGGTCATAAAAAGGGCTTCCATGATAAAGGCCACTATAGTCCACCCGCCTACTATCCGCCTGCACCTGTCTACCATCCCCCTGCAACAGGATATGGAGCCCCAGTTGCCCCACCCCCATCATACGGAGCACCTGTCTATCAACCTCCAGCATCTTCTTATGCCGCACCACACTCATACAGCCCTCCCAAATCTACTTATGGAGGAGGACAAATACAACATGTTCATACCCACCATCATTCTTATGATGGTTACGGCTCTGGTGGTGGTGGATACAGCTCtggtggtggtggttttgcctTCGGCAAAGACAACAGCCATAGCTCGACTTCCACTTCTAGCCATTTTAGCAATTTTGGTAATTCCGTCAAAAAAGTGGGAAATGCATTACCAGCGATTCCTCCGCGTGAAAATTTCTTAACTGAAAAGAATAGCCTTCCTGCCTATCTCGAAGACTGTCAGTGTGTAGAACGAAGATACTGTTCTTCTTTTGACGTCGTTGGAAGATCTAATGATCTGTTCCCACTTCTTGATGCAAGAAGCAAGAAGACCGATGTTCTGTCAACTGCTCCCGATGAGAATGGCACTGCTTCAACCTCTAGCAAGGATGACCTCTCATTTTCAGCCTCTGAAATCAAATCTACTCACGAAGACCCCAAAGAGGCAGGCAGAAGTAAGAGAGATACTACCTTCTCATTTGGTAGTAATACTAATGTACAGCCGGTTGTGCAGCCCACAAGCAGACAAGGA CGCCAATTCCGCTTCAGTGGATACTCCCCAGGAGTAAGTGGCTGTGCATCCAACCATGTATGCTGCCGATCGCCTGTCTTCAGATCTGAACGAGCTATCAGTACTTGTGGACGGCGAAGCTCGGTCGGTCTCTTAGGGCGTGTGAAGAACACCCGCTTTGAATCAGGTGACACCGAGTTTGGAGAATACCCATGGCAGGCAGCCATCCTACGAAAGGAAGCCGGTGATAATGTCTATGTATGTGGTGCTGTGCTCATTGACACTCGTCACCTCCTCACTGCAGCTCATTGTATCAACGG CCTAACCCCATCAGAACTGAAAGTGAGACTGGGTGAATGGGACGTCTCCAGTGAAACAGAGTTTTATCGTTACATAGAAACTCCAGTTTCAGGAGTTTACTCTCATCCTGAATTCTACAGCGGTAACCTAAACAATGACATTGCTGTTCTCAGAATGTTCAGCCCTGTCGATCTGGCTACGAA CCCACATGTCTCTCCTGTTTGTTTGCCTCATCGAACTGCTGATTTCACTGGCCAGCGGTGCCATGCCACTGGCTGGGGCAAAAATGCCTTTGGAGATACTGGCGATTTCCAGCACCTCCTAAAGGAAGTAGACGTTCCTATGGTCAGTCACTCGAGGTGTGAATCAGCCCTCAGGCAAACAAGGCTGGGTTCAAATTTCATTCTTCATGATGGCATGACGTGCGCCGGTGGCGAAGAGGGCAAGGATGCCTGTGAG